The Polyodon spathula isolate WHYD16114869_AA chromosome 23, ASM1765450v1, whole genome shotgun sequence genome has a window encoding:
- the LOC121298009 gene encoding metalloproteinase inhibitor 2-like: protein MSTPVPGLLSLVLLLLTLRLQELVEACSCAPAHPQQAFCNSEIVIRAKIAGEKMVSPSNSSLSHFKMIQYEIKLVKMFKGFEKFKDIQYVYTPPYSSLCGVKLEANNKAQYLLSGRVWEDGRVMIGLCDFIEPWDSLSMSQKKSLNHRYEMGCDCRISRCYTLPCSTTAENECLWTDWLTDKSLNGHQAKHFACIKRTDGSCSWYRGGSPPEKEFMDISDP, encoded by the exons ATGAGTACTCCTGTTCCTGGCTTGCTGTCCCTTGTACTGCTTCTTCTGACTCTAAGACTTCAGGAGCTGGTGGAGGCATGCAGCTGTGCTCCAGCACACCCTCAGCAGGCTTTCTGCAACTCCGAAATAG taattcgGGCCAAAATTGCTGGTGAAAAGATGGTCTCCCCCAGCAACAGCTCCTTATCCCACTTCAAGATGATCCAGTATGAAATCAAACTAGTAAAG ATGTTTAAAGGCTTTGAAAAGTTCAAGGATATCCAGTATGTGTACACCCCTCCTTATTCGTCTCTGTGTGGTGTAAAGCTTGAAGCTAATAACAAGGCCCAATATCTGCTGTCAG GCAGGGTGTGGGAGGATGGGAGAGTTATGATTGGCCTGTGTGATTTCATTGAGCCCTGGGACAGCCTTTCAATGTCACAAAAGAAGAGCCTCAATCACAGATATGAAATGGGCTGCGACTGCAGA ATTTCCAGATGCTACACTTTGCCATGCTCTACCACCGCAGAAAATGAGTGCCTTTGGACGGACTGGCTGACAGATAAGAGCCTGAACGGGCACCAGGCCAAGCACTTTGCCTGCATCAAGCGCACCGATGGCTCCTGCAGCTGGTATCGAGGAGGCTCTCCCCCGGAGAAAGAGTTCATGGACATTTCAGACCCTTAA